In Prunus dulcis chromosome 1, ALMONDv2, whole genome shotgun sequence, the following are encoded in one genomic region:
- the LOC117634714 gene encoding eukaryotic translation initiation factor 2 subunit gamma-like isoform X1, with product MSRKGLMEQDLSKLDVTKLHPLSPEVISRQATINIGTIGHVAHGKSTVVKAISGVQTVRFKNELERNITIKLGYANAKIYMCEDERCPRPMSYKAYGSGKEDTPLCDVPGFENCRMKLLRHVSFVDCPGHDILMATMLNGAAIMDGALLLIAANESCPQPQTSEHLAAVEIMRLQHIIILQNKVDLIQENVAINQHEAIRKFIQGTVADNAPVVPISAQLKYNIDVVCEYIVKKIPIPERNFISPPNMIVIRSFDVNKPGFEVDEIRGGVAGGSILRGVLKVNQYIEVRPGIVVKDESGNIKCTPIYSRIVSLYAEQNELQFAVPGGLIGVGTTMDPTLTRADRLVGQVLGEVGSLPEVFVELEVNFFLLRRLLGVRTKGSEKQGKVSKLAKGEILMLNIGSMSTGAKVIAVRNDLAKLQLTSPVCTSRGEKIALSRRVEKHWRLIGWGTIQAGTTLDVPPSPI from the exons ATGTCGAGGAAGGGTTTGATGGAGCAAGACCTGAGTAAACTGGATGTAACAAAGTTACATCCACTGTCGCCTGAAGTTATATCTCGCCAGGCAACTATCAATATTG GTACTATAGGTCATGTGGCTCATGGAAAGTCAACAGTTGTAAAAGCAATATCTGGTGTTCAG ACTGTTCGTTTTAAAAATGAGCTGGAGCGCAACATTACTATCAAGCTTGGATATGCCAATGCAAAAATATACATGTGTGAAGATGAGCGGTGCCCTCGACCTATGAGCTACAA gGCATATGGAAGTGGAAAGGAAGACACTCCTCTCTGTGATGTTCCTGGATTTGAGAACTGCAGGATGAAACTGTTGAGACACGTATCTTTTGTAGATTGCCCG GGTCACGATATTCTTATGGCTACTATGCTTAATGGTGCCGCCATTATGGATGGAGCCTTACTTCTCATAGCTGCTAACGAAAGCTGTCCCCAACCACAAACTTCTGAGCATCTGGCTGCTGTTGAGATTATGCGTCTGCAACATATTATTATCCTTCAAAATAAAGTTGACCTGATTCAGGAGAATGTGGCCATCAATCAACATGAGGCAATCCGGAAGTTTATTCAG GGAACTGTAGCTGATAATGCACCAGTGGTCCCAATTTCTGCTCAGTTGAAGTATAATATTGATGTTGTTTGTGAGTACATCGTCAAAAAGATCCCCATTCCAGAAAGGAACTTTATCTCACCTCCCAATATGATTGTTATCCGTTCTTTTGATGTCAATAAACCTGGGTTTGAGGTCGATGAGATAAGAGGTGGAGTGGCTGGTGGAAGCATCCTCAGG GGTGTCTTGAAAGTGAACCAATATATCGAGGTTCGTCCTGGGATTGTTGTTAAGGACGAGAGTGGAAACATAAAATGCACGCCAATATATTCTAGAATAGTTTCATTGTATGCTGAGCAAAATGAGTTGCAATTTGCGGTTCCAGGAGGTCTCATTGGCGTTGGAACGACCATGGATCCTACTTTGACACGTGCTGATAGGCTAGTGGGTCAAGTTCTTGGTGAAGTTGGATCTCTCCCTGAAGTATTTGTTGAGCTTGAG GTGAACTTCTTCCTGTTGAGAAGGCTTCTAGGGGTCAGGACAAAGGGATCGGAGAAGCAAGGAAAGGTCTCAAAGCTGGCCAAGGGTGAGATCCTGATGTTGAATATAGGATCCATGTCTACAGGGGCTAAGGTTATTGCTGTAAGGAATGATTTAGCAAAGCTGCAACTCACCTCTCCAGTGTGCACCAGCAGAGGAGAGAAAATTGCACTCAGTCGGCGAGTTGAGAAGCATTGGCGTCTTATTGGGTGGGGCACGATTCAAGCTGGAACAACCCTTGATGTCCCACCCTCCCCAATTTGA
- the LOC117634714 gene encoding eukaryotic translation initiation factor 2 subunit 3-like isoform X2, with the protein MSRKGLMEQDLSKLDVTKLHPLSPEVISRQATINIGTIGHVAHGKSTVVKAISGVQTVRFKNELERNITIKLGYANAKIYMCEDERCPRPMSYKAYGSGKEDTPLCDVPGFENCRMKLLRHVSFVDCPGHDILMATMLNGAAIMDGALLLIAANESCPQPQTSEHLAAVEIMRLQHIIILQNKVDLIQENVAINQHEAIRKFIQGTVADNAPVVPISAQLKYNIDVVCEYIVKKIPIPERNFISPPNMIVIRSFDVNKPGFEVDEIRGGVAGGSILRGVLKVNQYIEVRPGIVVKDESGNIKCTPIYSRIVSLYAEQNELQFAVPGGLIGVGTTMDPTLTRADRLVGQVLGEVGSLPEVFVELEDVALLSSFGIIFRFCIVFIILNLFSIMFRHPKLDKSC; encoded by the exons ATGTCGAGGAAGGGTTTGATGGAGCAAGACCTGAGTAAACTGGATGTAACAAAGTTACATCCACTGTCGCCTGAAGTTATATCTCGCCAGGCAACTATCAATATTG GTACTATAGGTCATGTGGCTCATGGAAAGTCAACAGTTGTAAAAGCAATATCTGGTGTTCAG ACTGTTCGTTTTAAAAATGAGCTGGAGCGCAACATTACTATCAAGCTTGGATATGCCAATGCAAAAATATACATGTGTGAAGATGAGCGGTGCCCTCGACCTATGAGCTACAA gGCATATGGAAGTGGAAAGGAAGACACTCCTCTCTGTGATGTTCCTGGATTTGAGAACTGCAGGATGAAACTGTTGAGACACGTATCTTTTGTAGATTGCCCG GGTCACGATATTCTTATGGCTACTATGCTTAATGGTGCCGCCATTATGGATGGAGCCTTACTTCTCATAGCTGCTAACGAAAGCTGTCCCCAACCACAAACTTCTGAGCATCTGGCTGCTGTTGAGATTATGCGTCTGCAACATATTATTATCCTTCAAAATAAAGTTGACCTGATTCAGGAGAATGTGGCCATCAATCAACATGAGGCAATCCGGAAGTTTATTCAG GGAACTGTAGCTGATAATGCACCAGTGGTCCCAATTTCTGCTCAGTTGAAGTATAATATTGATGTTGTTTGTGAGTACATCGTCAAAAAGATCCCCATTCCAGAAAGGAACTTTATCTCACCTCCCAATATGATTGTTATCCGTTCTTTTGATGTCAATAAACCTGGGTTTGAGGTCGATGAGATAAGAGGTGGAGTGGCTGGTGGAAGCATCCTCAGG GGTGTCTTGAAAGTGAACCAATATATCGAGGTTCGTCCTGGGATTGTTGTTAAGGACGAGAGTGGAAACATAAAATGCACGCCAATATATTCTAGAATAGTTTCATTGTATGCTGAGCAAAATGAGTTGCAATTTGCGGTTCCAGGAGGTCTCATTGGCGTTGGAACGACCATGGATCCTACTTTGACACGTGCTGATAGGCTAGTGGGTCAAGTTCTTGGTGAAGTTGGATCTCTCCCTGAAGTATTTGTTGAGCTTGAG GATGTGGCACTGTTGTCTTCTTTTGGAATAATATTTCGTTTCTGTattgtatttattattttgaatcTTTTTTCTATTATGTTTCGGCATCCCAAACTAGACAAGTCTTGTTGA
- the LOC117615891 gene encoding UDP-glucuronic acid decarboxylase 4-like, whose product MISSDNKSLVHRTHTTQSHQQDEQPDQSSQPTIDFDPQNNCRPPHTNPIRYLLREQRLLFVLIGIAIATLFFSSFPLSNPELATTHDPGFESESGLDLPANPTRRVLYEARGVGFGSVMSAGGKVPLGLKKKNQRIVVTGGAGFVGSHLVDRLIARGDSVIVLDNFFTGRKENLVHHFGNPKFELIRHDVVEPILLEVDQIYHLACPASPVHYKFNPVKTIKTNVVGTLNMLGLAKRVGARFLLTSTSEVYGDPLQHPQAESYWGNVNPIGVRSCYDEGKRTAETLTMDYHRGLGIEVRIARIFNTYGPRMCIDDGRVVSNFVAQALRKEPLTVYGDGKQTRSFQYVSDLVEGLMRLMEGNHVGPFNLGNPGEFTMLELAQVVQDTIDPNAKIEFRPNTEDDPHKRKPDISKAKELLGWEPNVSLRKGLPLMVADFRHRIFGDPRDNEGGSTTFA is encoded by the exons ATGATCAGCTCCGATAACAAGTCCTTAGTTCACAGAACCCACACAACCCAATCTCATCAGCAAGATGAACAACCCGACCAATCATCACAACCCACCATTGATTTTGATCCTCAAAACAATTGCAGGCCTCCCCATACAAACCCAATTCGCTATTTGCTTCGCGAGCAGCGCCTCCTCTTCGTCCTCATTGGCATCGCCATAGCCACCCTCTTCTTCAGCAGCTTCCCCTTATCAAACCCGGAACTGGCGACGACCCACGACCCGGGTTTCGAATCCGAGTCGGGTCTCGACCTCCCAGCCAACCCGACCCGGAGGGTGCTCTACGAGGCCCGGGGTGTTGGGTTTGGGTCTGTGATGAGCGCAGGTGGGAAGGTGCCGCTGGgtctgaagaagaagaaccagAGGATTGTGGTGACCGGTGGGGCCGGGTTCGTGGGGAGCCACCTCGTGGACCGTCTGATCGCGAGAGGGGACAGCGTGATCGTACTGGATAATTTCTTTACGGGGAGGAAGGAGAACCTGGTGCACCACTTTGGGAACCCCAAGTTCGAGCTCATTCGACACGACGTCGTTGAGCCGATTCTGTTGGAGGTTGACCAGATCTATCACCTCGCTTGCCCTGCCTCCCCTGTTCATTACAAGTTCAATCCGGTCAAGACCATC AAGACCAATGTGGTGGGCACATTGAACATGCTGGGACTGGCAAAAAGAGTGGGTGCACGCTTCTTGCTCACAAGCACCAGTGAGGTGTATGGTGACCCTTTGCAGCACCCTCAGGCTGAGTCCTACTGGGGCAATGTCAACCCCATCG GAGTAAGGAGCTGTTACGATGAGGGAAAACGCACAGCAGAGACTCTCACCATGGATTACCATAGAGGCCTTGGCATTGAg GTGAGAATTGCTCGGATTTTCAATACTTATGGACCACGTATGTGCATCGATGATGGTCGTGTTGTTAGCAATTTCGTAGCTCAG GCGCTAAGGAAGGAGCCATTGACAGTTTACGGTGATGGCAAGCAAACCAGAAGTTTCCAATACGTTTCTGACTTG GTTGAGGGTCTAATGCGGCTGATGGAAGGAAATCATGTGGGCCCCTTCAATCTTGGCAACCCTGGTGAATTCACCATGCTAGAACTTGCTCAG GTTGTACAAGACACTATAGATCCAAATGCAAAGATCGAGTTCAGGCCCAACACAGAAGACGACCCACATAAAAGGAAGCCAGACATTTCAAAGGCTAAGGAGCTTCTCGGGTGGGAGCCTAATGTGTCCCTCCGCAAGGGCCTCCCTCTTATGGTCGCCGACTTTAGACACCGTATATTTGGTGACCCAAGAGACAATGAAGGAGGCTCTACAACCTTCGCTTGA
- the LOC117616066 gene encoding protein pleiotropic regulatory locus 1-like, whose protein sequence is MPGPTLEMEPVEPQSLKKLSLKSLKRARDLFSPAHGELAPPDPESKRIRTSHKISVEYGGIEPTASQKPSRRAESSAPGRGPQGPSSALALPDSRDSSTEGAQNALVVGPSAPRAPNDVGISGRGTLAVSAPGSSERYSTSALMERIPSRWPRPVWHAPWKIYRVISGHLGWVRSIAFDPSNKWFCTGSADRTIKIWDVGTGTLQLSLTGHIEQIRGLAVSSRHTYMFSAGDDKLVKCWDLEQNKVIRSYHGHLSGVYCLALHPTLDVLLTGGRDSVCRVWDIRSKMQVHALSGHDNTVCSVFTRPTDPQVITGSHDSTIKFWDLRYGKTMSTLTHHKKSVRAMAQHPKENCFASASADNIKKFNLPKGEFLHNMLSQQKTIINAMAVNEDGVMATGGDNGSVWFWDWKSGHNFQQSQTIVQPGSLDSEAAIYALSYDVTGTRLVSCEADKTIKMWKQDENATPETHPLNFRPPKDIRRF, encoded by the exons ATGCCTGGGCCGACCTTAGAGATGGAGCCAGTGGAGCCACAGTCGCTGAAAAAGCTCAGTCTCAAATCCCTCAAGCGAGCTCGCGATCTCTTCTCTCCTGCCCATGGTGAACTCGCCCCTCCTGACCCCGAAAG taaaAGAATTCGTACAAGCCACAAG ATAAGCGTGGAGTATGGAGGAATTGAACCCACGGCTAGTCAAAAACCGTCCCGCCGGGCTGAGTCCAGTGCACCGGGTCGCGGTCCTCAAGGGCCTTCCAGTGCTCTTGCCCTTCCAG ATTCTAGGGACTCAAGTACGGAAGGAGCTCAAAATGCGTTGGTTGTTGGTCCATCTGCACCAAGGGCACC GAATGATGTTGGCATTTCAGGTAGAGGCACTCTAGCTGTTTCTGCTCCAGGGTCATCTGAAAG GTATTCAACATCAGCTTTAATGGAAAGAATTCCTAGCAGATGGCCACGTCCTGTTTGGCATGCTCCTTGGAAGATCTACAGG GTCATTAGTGGCCACTTGGGATGGGTAAGATCTATTGCCTTTGATCCAAGTAATAAATGGTTTTGCACTGGCTCAGCAGATCGTACAATCAAG ATATGGGATGTAGGAACTGGAACATTACAGCTTTCACTGACTGGACATATTGAACAAATACGAG GACTTGCTGTTAGCAGCAGGCATACCTATATGTTTTCTGCTGGTGATGACAAACTAGTTAAATGCTGGGACCTTGAACAGAACAAG GTTATCCGTTCATATCATGGTCATCTAAGTGGTGTTTACTGCTTGGCCCTTCATCCCACTCTTGATGTTTTACTTACTGGGGGACGTGATTCTGTATGCAGG GTTTGGGATATTCGAAGCAAGATGCAAGTTCATGCATTGTCGGGACATGATAACACAGTTTGCTCAGTTTTTACTCGACCAACA GATCCACAAGTTATTACTGGCTCTCATGACTCAACCATCAAGTTCTGGGACCTACGATATG GGAAAACAATGTCAACCCTCACACACCATAAGAAATCTGTGCGTGCAATGGCACAACATCCTAAAGA AAATTGTTTTGCATCTGCATCAGCTGACAACATTAAGAAGTTCAACCTTCCAAAAGGCGAATTTTTACACAACATGCT CTCTCAGCAGAAAACCATAATTAACGCAATGGCTGTCAATGAGGATGGAGTTATGGCCACTGGAG GTGACAATGGGAGTGTCTGGTTTTGGGATTGGAAGAGTGGTCATAATTTTCAGCAATCCCAAACAATTGTACAGCCTG GCTCACTGGATAGTGAAGCTGCTATATATGCTCTTTCCTACGATGTCACTGGTACAAGGCTGGTTAGTTGCGAAGCTGATAAGACGATCAAAATGTGGAAACAAGACGAAAATGCCACTCCAGAAACTCATCCCCTCAACTTCAGGCCGCCTAAAGATATTCGACGGTTCTAG
- the LOC117613341 gene encoding uncharacterized protein LOC117613341: protein MNSDVVEPLETGDAGGVAGHSIGEKHCTDMPSTATSKPQPISSSASQPKASDTQIPSSPEPKETVPDPDAEKADASASSVQGTEASNQVAISPQSSSQKLVINETISTSPIDKESHTVIDTTPQSEVLETQVASTSEKTNVDELGVREEEMADQTEDTGSVPPKEEEVSSSTMTQQIVISEKTSVRTEEELGHSEQELSSFENLPLQAENIEMEAVEHLIKPRLSVVQPSEVPEGTVGQIGPIDTQPSLSHVEGSDEQATENEPYVASAPIQETCGSASSAPALDVPPINANTHGPANPPVTYVIKDYDDLNPDSQAQNNLTRLSKLKQSIESSSSNTQSSVIQAKTFMMEWMTRPFDHVQSYGVMSEVHQALNVLAQSDHKLYEILCFAMDQLEQLRDALSQYHDSLDLASNAEYTVSRFQQSYTDRDEAIADGESKATEIQKVDAEIKGLETALQHAKKRRTQLAKEINEQLGRAETQDKVVKSLESKILTFKLAIRRPAMLLKEAEFKFQNCLEILRDIFD from the exons ATGAACTCAGATGTGGTGGAACCATTAGAGACTGGTGATGCTGGGGGCGTGGCCGGTCACTCTATAGGTGAGAAACATTGCACAGATATGCCTTCAACTGCTACTTCTAAG CCTCAACCAATTTCAAGCTCAGCCTCTCAACCAAAGGCTTCCGATACTCAAATTCCCTCTAGTCCAGAG CCCAAAGAGACTGTACCAGATCCTGATGCAGAGAAGGCAGATGCAAGTGCTAGTTCTGTTCAAGGCACTGAG GCATCAAATCAAGTTGCAATCTCCCCCCAATCTTCGTCTCAAAAACTAGTGATCAATGAGACTATTTCAACCAGTCCGATTGACAAAGAG TCTCATACAGTTATAGATACAACTCCTCAATCAGAGGTTCTTGAGACACAAGTTGCCTCTACTTCAGAG AAAACCAACGTTGATGAATTGGGGGTAAGGGAAGAAGAAATGGCTGATCAGACTGAAGACACGGGTTCTGTCCCCCCTAAAGAG GAGGAGGTTTCTTCTTCCACCATGACCCAACAAATAGTCATATCAGAAAAGACAAGTGTCAGAACTGAAGAAGAGTTGGGCCACTCTGAGCAAGAG cTCTCAAGTTTTGAAAATCTGCCCCTTCAAGCTGAGAACATAGAGATGGAAGCAGTGGAGCACTTGATCAAACCCAGACTTTCTGTCGTCCAACCTTCCGAA gtccctgaaggcACCGTTGGGCAGATTGGTCCGATTGATACTCAACCCTCTCTAAGTCATGTTGAAGGTTCTGATGAACAAGCCACAGAAAATGAGCCTTATGTCGCCTCTGCTCCCATTCAGGAGACCTGTGGAAGTGCTTCA TCTGCTCCTGCCTTGGATGTTCCTCCCATTAATGCCAATACTCATGGACCAGCTAATCCTCCTGTCACTTACGTGATCAAGGATTATGATGATCTCAATCCTGATTCACAAGCTCAAAACAATCTGACCAGGCTATCGAAATTAAAGCAATCTATTGAGTCCTCATCCTCGAATACTCAATCTAGTGTAATCCAGGCGAAAACATTCATGATGGAATGGATGACCAGACCTTTCGATCATGTCCAAAGTTATGGAGTTATGTCAGAAGTCCATCAGGCCCTCAATGTGCTAGCTCAGTCTGATCACAAGCTCTATGAGATCTTGTGTTTTGCCATGGACCAGCTAGAGCAACTGAGAGATGCCTTGAGCCAGTATCATGACAGTCTAGACTTGGCTTCCAATGCAGAGTACACGGTCTCAAGGTTCCAACAAAGCTACACTGATAGAGATGAAGCAATTGCTGATGGAGAAAGCAAGGCCACTGAAATTCAAAAGGTCGATGCGGAGATCAAGGGGTTGGAAACTGCTCTCCAACATGCTAAGAAAAGGAGGACCCAGTTGGccaaagaaataaatgaacaGCTGGGTCGAGCTGAAACTCAAGACAAAGTAGTCAAGAGTTTGGAAAGCAAGATACTAACTTTCAAACTAGCCATTCGGAGACCAGCCATGTTGCTCAAAGAAGCTGAATTCAAATTCCAGAACTGCTTGGAGATTTTGAGGGACATTTTTGATTGA